One genomic region from Spirosoma sp. KCTC 42546 encodes:
- a CDS encoding AMP-binding protein: MSTSNTTQPGSRPFIDYFYKWEREKADQVYLRQPVGDSYIDYTWAEVGRQARSMASYLRSLDLPPQSPIGLVSKNCPHWLIADIAILISGHISVPFYPTLTADQLQSVLEHSQCTVLFVGKVDNWDTMRMGIPANVLCIAFPDNQPDFALRSWNEILDTYPPMVDSPKPTLDDLFTIIYTSGTTGTPKGVMLDYRAAAHIAESARAKTFQDLPNARFFSYLPLCHVAERNIVEAIGLITGGTIYFVESLATFGKNLAAARPTHFLAVPRIWTKFQQGVLASMPQSRLSRLLRIPVVSSLVKRKIRQRLGLNDTVMILTGAAPTPIPLIRWFRQLGICIQENYGMTENLGAVSMMPADRIKDGTVGRVNDGMNVRIDPATGEILTQGAWNMRGYYRDPALTAKTLTADNWLHTGDVGELDADGYLRITGRLNDLYKSPKGEFINPTKLEFGFSENQLVDQICVIGAQLPQPIALLVLSDIGQKTPPTDVVKSLTDTLTNLNSQLPAYERLKKIILVKDAWTVDNNLMTPTLKIKRKEVEKRYQSLINAWYEQDEVITWEAS, translated from the coding sequence ATGTCTACCAGCAACACAACGCAACCCGGCAGCAGGCCTTTCATTGATTACTTCTACAAATGGGAGCGCGAGAAAGCCGATCAGGTGTATCTGCGGCAACCCGTTGGCGATAGTTATATCGACTACACCTGGGCGGAGGTGGGCAGGCAGGCTCGCTCGATGGCCAGCTATCTGCGTTCGCTCGATCTGCCCCCACAAAGTCCCATTGGGCTGGTCTCTAAAAACTGTCCCCATTGGCTTATTGCCGACATTGCGATTCTCATCAGCGGCCATATTTCCGTTCCGTTTTATCCCACCTTAACGGCCGACCAACTCCAGTCGGTACTGGAACACAGCCAGTGTACGGTGTTGTTTGTGGGAAAAGTAGACAACTGGGATACTATGCGGATGGGTATACCCGCTAATGTGCTGTGCATCGCTTTTCCCGACAACCAGCCCGATTTTGCCCTGCGTTCCTGGAATGAGATTCTGGACACCTATCCGCCCATGGTCGACAGTCCGAAACCGACGCTGGATGACCTATTCACGATTATTTATACCTCTGGCACAACGGGCACTCCCAAAGGGGTTATGCTCGACTACCGGGCTGCTGCCCACATTGCCGAATCAGCCCGAGCCAAAACATTCCAGGATTTACCAAATGCCCGTTTTTTTTCGTACCTCCCCCTTTGCCATGTGGCTGAACGGAACATTGTCGAAGCCATTGGCCTGATCACGGGGGGTACTATTTACTTTGTTGAATCGCTCGCCACCTTTGGCAAAAATCTGGCGGCAGCCCGTCCAACTCATTTTCTGGCCGTGCCCCGCATCTGGACAAAATTTCAGCAGGGTGTTCTGGCCAGTATGCCCCAATCCAGATTGAGCAGGTTGCTTCGTATACCCGTCGTATCCAGCCTGGTTAAGCGAAAAATCCGTCAGCGATTGGGGCTTAACGATACCGTCATGATTCTGACCGGGGCCGCTCCTACTCCGATTCCACTGATTCGGTGGTTTCGGCAATTGGGGATCTGTATTCAGGAAAACTACGGCATGACGGAAAATCTGGGGGCCGTTTCCATGATGCCAGCCGATCGGATCAAGGATGGAACCGTAGGGCGGGTCAACGACGGGATGAACGTTCGGATTGATCCGGCTACCGGCGAAATCCTCACCCAGGGTGCCTGGAATATGCGGGGATACTACCGCGATCCAGCGCTAACCGCCAAAACGCTGACGGCCGATAACTGGCTCCATACGGGCGACGTCGGGGAACTTGACGCCGACGGTTATCTCCGAATTACGGGCCGACTCAACGACCTGTACAAGAGCCCAAAAGGTGAATTCATTAATCCCACAAAACTGGAATTCGGCTTTAGTGAGAATCAACTCGTCGATCAAATCTGCGTAATAGGTGCCCAGTTGCCTCAGCCTATTGCCTTGCTGGTACTTTCGGACATTGGCCAGAAGACGCCCCCGACCGATGTAGTCAAAAGCTTGACCGATACGCTAACAAACTTGAATAGCCAGCTACCAGCCTATGAGCGCCTGAAGAAGATCATTCTCGTTAAGGACGCCTGGACGGTAGACAACAACCTGATGACACCCACCCTGAAAATCAAGCGCAAGGAGGTCGAGAAACGCTACCAGTCATTGATCAACGCCTGGTATGAGCAGGACGAGGTTATTACGTGGGAAGCCAGTTAA
- a CDS encoding PfaD family polyunsaturated fatty acid/polyketide biosynthesis protein has translation MTATFPSIASPKSNGISYRQTPVTAKWFGDPRTVRFDQPGIRQFLETLGETSYWVRDAQGRIGVTMSFGTSDPDQLCSMELLATLPAYQPDQLGDPSFQQAYGTHYAYMAGAMANGIASEELVIALGKAGMLASFGAGGLVPARIEQAIDTIQQALPNGPYAFNLIHSPSEESLERKAVELYLAKGVTVIEASAFLSLTEHVVRYRAAGLQRRSDGTIHAANRVIAKVSRLEVATLFLKPAPASILQKLVAAGSISPEQAQLASMIPMADDITVEADSGGHTDKRSLVCLLPAVLSLRDQIQAEQNDAYPVRIGAAGGLSTPESIAGSFAMGAAYVVTGSINQSCREAGTSDHVRAVLARVSMTDVMMAPAADMFEMGVKLQVAKTGTLFGLRAQKLYELYSAYPGWEAIPEKERATLEKNILGESFDSVWAQCLTFFMERDPEQITLANDNPKRKMALVFRWYLGLSSVWANRGVTGRELDYQIWCGPAMGSFNQWVKGTRLEVWENRRVADVAHQLLHGAAYLNRIQYLSMLGVQLDASYRTVHVQPTSARPSFVS, from the coding sequence ATGACTGCGACTTTCCCATCCATAGCCTCACCTAAATCAAACGGCATCAGTTACCGTCAGACACCCGTAACCGCCAAATGGTTCGGTGATCCGCGCACGGTTCGGTTCGATCAACCGGGTATTCGCCAATTCCTCGAAACCCTCGGCGAAACCAGCTACTGGGTGCGTGATGCACAGGGGCGAATTGGCGTGACGATGAGCTTTGGCACCAGCGATCCAGACCAGCTTTGTTCGATGGAATTGCTGGCCACGCTCCCGGCCTACCAGCCTGACCAACTCGGCGACCCTTCGTTCCAGCAAGCGTATGGGACCCACTATGCCTATATGGCGGGCGCGATGGCCAATGGCATTGCCTCGGAGGAGCTAGTTATTGCGTTGGGCAAAGCCGGTATGCTGGCGTCGTTCGGGGCCGGGGGGCTGGTTCCGGCCCGTATCGAGCAGGCGATCGACACCATTCAGCAGGCGCTTCCCAACGGACCCTATGCGTTCAACCTGATCCATAGCCCCAGCGAAGAATCCCTCGAACGGAAAGCCGTCGAACTCTATCTTGCCAAAGGCGTTACCGTTATTGAAGCCTCCGCTTTTTTAAGCCTGACCGAGCACGTCGTGCGCTACCGGGCCGCCGGACTTCAGCGCCGTTCCGACGGCACCATTCATGCGGCTAATCGCGTCATTGCCAAGGTCTCGCGGCTCGAAGTGGCTACCCTTTTTCTGAAACCTGCCCCAGCCAGCATCCTACAAAAATTGGTCGCTGCGGGCAGCATCAGTCCAGAGCAGGCTCAGCTGGCATCGATGATACCCATGGCCGACGATATCACCGTTGAAGCCGATTCGGGTGGGCATACGGATAAACGCTCACTGGTTTGTCTGTTACCCGCCGTTCTGAGTTTACGCGATCAGATTCAGGCCGAACAAAACGATGCGTACCCCGTGCGGATTGGCGCGGCTGGCGGTTTAAGTACGCCGGAATCCATTGCAGGTTCCTTCGCGATGGGCGCTGCCTACGTGGTAACGGGGTCAATCAACCAGAGTTGCCGTGAGGCCGGAACCTCCGATCATGTCCGGGCGGTACTGGCGCGCGTCAGCATGACCGATGTGATGATGGCCCCCGCAGCCGATATGTTCGAGATGGGAGTGAAGCTTCAGGTGGCTAAAACGGGAACACTGTTTGGCCTTCGGGCGCAGAAGCTCTACGAGTTGTACAGCGCCTATCCAGGCTGGGAAGCCATTCCGGAAAAAGAGCGGGCTACGCTGGAAAAGAATATACTAGGCGAATCGTTCGACTCGGTCTGGGCGCAATGCCTCACCTTCTTTATGGAGCGGGACCCCGAACAGATCACGCTGGCCAATGATAACCCCAAACGCAAAATGGCACTGGTCTTCCGCTGGTATCTGGGCCTGTCGTCGGTTTGGGCTAATCGGGGCGTGACCGGGCGCGAGCTGGATTACCAGATCTGGTGCGGACCGGCTATGGGTTCATTCAATCAGTGGGTGAAAGGAACCCGACTGGAAGTCTGGGAAAACCGGCGCGTGGCCGATGTTGCCCATCAACTCCTGCACGGGGCCGCCTACCTGAACCGAATTCAGTATCTAAGCATGCTGGGTGTTCAATTGGATGCCAGCTATCGAACTGTACACGTTCAGCCGACTTCAGCAAGGCCCTCATTCGTTTCCTAA
- a CDS encoding oleate hydratase: MARKKVLIVGGGISGLTVAHECIQQGFEVHVYERKSHCGGKAFGLKNEDGLHIEHSIRTYGAGYHHLFHTLKAIPAGDGKTVFDNLTALPGVLMTSRQDPSRNRLLPTTYATPKFRKLLVLLRILRSWQLNANEAIQFIRLSMDYALKSEERRATVYAGKSFADYVGLSTYSQPFQQFLTAFLDIIVAAKPYAAAEVILSLMNKIMFPNKVAGLLSTMNVMNGPTNDRFIDPWVTHLTMLGVQFHLNSSLDDVVVEAGQVSQVMINKTEVNKADAFVLAIPYQHLRRLVPDLQLSQKRHREWSFSYQFYLRAIPTDLRINQTFTLVLDSPWKLVYLIEAEPLWTNVDFRPDVRAILSVTLSNVNTPGLLTPKPLHQCTDEEVQAELLHQIGFAYPDLIVEARLDKTVAYIPETDYQQRKAEFMGWDSFPPNALGYRWLTESTLFIPEATNESPISVETHLPNLFLAGEFIYTSYRTPTMEQANESGKMCAASLCQYFGLIYAKADQKRPEPPFKRIRQIDRWLHRQ; encoded by the coding sequence ATGGCCAGGAAAAAGGTGTTGATTGTTGGGGGAGGTATTTCTGGTCTGACGGTTGCCCATGAGTGCATCCAGCAGGGGTTCGAGGTACATGTGTACGAAAGAAAGAGTCACTGTGGCGGAAAGGCGTTTGGTCTGAAAAATGAGGATGGGCTGCACATCGAGCATTCCATTCGGACCTATGGCGCTGGCTATCACCATTTATTTCACACATTGAAGGCGATTCCTGCTGGCGATGGAAAAACTGTTTTCGATAATCTGACGGCCTTGCCGGGTGTGCTCATGACCTCCCGGCAAGATCCTTCCCGGAATCGTCTCCTGCCCACCACCTATGCTACCCCAAAATTCCGTAAGCTGCTGGTGCTTTTACGTATTCTGCGGAGCTGGCAACTCAACGCGAACGAAGCGATCCAGTTCATTCGCTTATCTATGGATTATGCCCTCAAGAGTGAGGAACGCCGGGCCACCGTTTATGCCGGAAAAAGCTTTGCGGACTATGTAGGTTTATCCACATATTCACAACCTTTTCAACAATTTCTGACGGCTTTCCTCGACATTATTGTAGCCGCGAAGCCCTATGCCGCTGCTGAAGTGATTTTATCACTGATGAACAAAATCATGTTTCCCAACAAGGTAGCCGGACTTTTATCGACCATGAATGTGATGAATGGGCCAACGAATGACCGGTTCATCGATCCCTGGGTAACGCATTTAACGATGCTGGGGGTACAGTTTCACCTGAATAGCTCGCTCGATGACGTTGTCGTTGAAGCGGGGCAGGTTTCGCAGGTTATGATCAACAAAACAGAGGTCAACAAAGCCGATGCTTTTGTGTTGGCGATTCCTTATCAGCACCTCCGTCGGTTAGTGCCTGACCTGCAACTTTCTCAGAAACGCCATCGGGAGTGGAGTTTTAGTTATCAGTTCTATTTGCGGGCTATTCCGACCGATTTACGGATCAATCAGACGTTTACGCTCGTGCTGGATTCGCCCTGGAAGCTGGTGTACCTGATTGAAGCCGAACCCCTCTGGACGAATGTAGACTTCCGGCCTGATGTTCGGGCCATTCTGTCGGTCACGTTATCCAATGTCAACACACCGGGACTACTAACTCCTAAACCCCTGCATCAGTGTACCGACGAGGAAGTACAGGCCGAGCTGCTCCACCAGATTGGGTTTGCATATCCTGACCTTATCGTGGAAGCCCGGCTCGACAAGACGGTGGCCTATATTCCCGAAACAGACTATCAACAGCGTAAAGCGGAGTTTATGGGCTGGGACAGTTTTCCGCCCAACGCGCTAGGCTATCGCTGGCTCACCGAATCCACGCTGTTCATTCCGGAAGCCACCAACGAGTCGCCTATCTCGGTAGAAACCCACCTGCCTAATCTTTTTCTGGCGGGCGAGTTTATCTACACATCCTATCGCACCCCAACCATGGAACAGGCAAATGAGTCGGGCAAAATGTGTGCGGCCAGCCTCTGCCAGTATTTCGGACTTATATATGCGAAAGCGGATCAAAAGCGCCCCGAGCCGCCATTTAAACGAATTCGCCAGATCGATAGATGGCTTCATCGGCAGTAA
- a CDS encoding 4'-phosphopantetheinyl transferase superfamily protein has protein sequence MDYQIVMKEQYEIIPDLSLLDTTELARYQRLLRPQKQLEFLTGRTFLKQMLADCLGLAPTAISLSVTDTGKPYLPALAETRFPYFNLSHSDGHYLVGLSRFPIGVDIEAPRPIELHQVQPFLSTDEFRQLDLLPQAQRSAAFFRLFTTKEAFLKATDMRWKLDEISFHLENQHWKLSAPHGPFPFYQTDYRGCCVAVCLDATSTTRANSVNGSSSH, from the coding sequence ATGGATTATCAGATCGTCATGAAAGAGCAGTATGAAATCATACCCGATTTAAGCCTGCTCGATACAACTGAACTGGCCCGCTACCAGCGGCTACTCCGCCCGCAGAAACAACTGGAATTTCTGACGGGCCGAACGTTTCTGAAACAGATGCTGGCGGACTGTTTAGGACTCGCCCCCACCGCCATTTCGCTCTCCGTAACCGATACCGGAAAACCGTACTTACCCGCGCTGGCCGAGACGCGATTCCCCTATTTCAACCTGTCTCATTCAGACGGGCATTATCTGGTTGGCTTATCCCGGTTCCCGATTGGCGTCGATATTGAGGCTCCCCGGCCCATCGAGCTTCATCAGGTCCAGCCTTTTCTGTCGACCGATGAGTTTCGGCAATTAGACCTACTCCCTCAGGCCCAGCGTTCGGCTGCCTTTTTCCGGCTCTTCACGACCAAAGAAGCGTTTTTGAAAGCCACGGATATGCGCTGGAAACTGGACGAGATTTCGTTTCACCTGGAAAATCAACACTGGAAACTCAGCGCGCCACACGGCCCCTTCCCCTTCTACCAAACCGACTACCGAGGTTGTTGCGTAGCGGTTTGCCTGGACGCCACATCGACCACCCGCGCCAACTCAGTCAACGGCTCCTCCAGCCATTAA